The sequence GTGGGGGCGGACCGGAACCCGTTGCGGACCGCCGAGGGTTTCGATGAGAGTGGCCCAGTCGCGGCCTTCGACGTCGTGGCAGGCCATGTGGCTGGTCATGAGGCCGAGCGTGATCCGCGGGTCGATGGCGTCCATGGCCTGACGAAGCTGACGGGCGATGTCGATCTGGGTTCGGCTCATCAGTCGCTGCCAGATGAGGCGGTCGCCGTGGACCTTGTCGGCGGCGTTGAGGTTGGCCAGCAGTTCCTGGCGGCTGGCCGCCTCGGCGCCGCAGCGGCGGAGTTCGCGGATGTGCTCGTCGCAGAAGCACCCGCCCCAGGCCCCGTAGCCGTGGTTGTGGAAGCGGAAGTCATCCTCGATCCAGAGGGTTCGAAAACCGGCTCCGGCGAAATCGGTGAAGGCGTTGACGAAGAGCCTCTGCCACTGCGGGCAGAGCGGGCAGGCGACGGAGAGGCAGGTCTGGCCGGTGTCGAGGACCATGCGGCGATAGTGGAGATCCAGACTGCGGCGGCCGCGGTCGATGTGCAGGAGGGTGTGCCAGGGGTTGATGCTGGCGGCCAGGCCGGCCTGCTCGACGATGGCTTTGGCCTCGGCGGCGAAGTCGAGCCAGGGGCGGTAGTCGCTCTGGCGCCACTGGCCGCGGTTGTACTCCTCGGGCAGGAGGAAGAACATGACTTCGTCAATTTTGGCGTCGCGGCAGAACTGCTGGAGGCGGTGCAGACGCTGCGGTCTGACCTCGACGGGCTCTGGCGGCAGTGAATAGCGGATGATGTAGAGATTCGGCCGGTTCATGATTGATGGTCCTCGATCAAGATCTCCGGCCATTATATCGTTTGGTCGGGCGGCGTCGAGGGCGAAGCGTTTCGGCTGCAGTTTTCGCTGTCGCACTGGTGTTTTTTTACTTACAATAACAATAGGCCTAGAATTCCTTGGGCGGGCTTGTGGCGGACCGATGCGAAGGCGGACTTATCGGACGGTGTGACGGGGAATCATCGGACGGTTCCCGTCGTGGATCAGGATAAGGAGTATCGGCATGAATACGAGCGGCACCGGTATATCGGCCCTGGTCGAGCGCCAGATGCGGGCGTGGGAACTGGCCCGCGAACGCTCGCGGAAGGAAGGGGAGGCGCCCTGCGCCAAACCGGTGAAGTTCTACATCGCGATCTCACGCGAGTGCGGCGCCTCCGACGACGCGATTGTGCCTCTGGTGGTCGAACGGACGGGATTCCAGAAGTTCGACAAGGAGATTCTCAACTACATGGCCGGCGAGGACGACATCCGGCACAAGCTGTACGAGACGCTGGACGACCGGACGGTCGGATGGATCGAGGACGTGGCCAGTTCACTGACGTTTGGGCCGGCGGTGGGACAGGTGGAGTACTTCAAGCGGTTGTCGCGAGCCCTGCTGGCGATTTGCCACAACACGCACGCGATCATCCTGGGTCGCGGGGCGAACTTCGTTTTGCCGCGGGCGTGCGGGTTGGCGGTGCGTCTGGTGGCGCCGGAGGACTACCGGCTGGAGCGTTACGCGAAGGCGACCGGATTGGACGCCAAGGAGGCCAAGCGGGAGATGCGGAAGGTGGACGCCAGCCGCAGCCAGTTCATCGAGACGCACTTCGGCAAGTACGCCTACGACCCGCGGCGGTACGACCTGGTGGTCAATGTGGCGCAGTTCGGCGTCGTCGAGGCGGCGGACCTAATCGTCCACGCCGCGCGGGCCAAGGCCGGCGAGGAATTGAGGCTGCCGGTGGAGTCGAGCACCTGAGAGGAATGGCATGGGACGAGCAAGCAATCGGCGGAAGCTGAGCTACAAGCCGGTGATCATCGTGGCCGCGGTGGCGTTTCCGGTGTTGGCGTTGATGGCGTGGGCGTTGTGGCCGAGGCCGGAGGAGAAACTGGTTTTCGAGAAGGGGCCGGATTTTGCGGCGGTGCTCAGCGAGCACGGGACGTTTCACGTCGGGTGGGCGACGAACGCGGAGTCTCACTCCATGCTGTTCTACCGTTTCGAGCCGGGTCAATCGTACCGGACGATCGCTTCGGGGCCGGCGCGGGAGCACCGGGTGGCGGTGCCGGGTCGGGCGGGCCAGCAGGTGGAGTTCCACGTCGAGGCTTCAGGGTTGAGGCAGACGATTGATTCCGACGTATACCGGGTGACGCTTGAGGTCCCACCCGCCAGTCAGGCCGCCGGGCCGTAGCAGGATTCATGGACCCTCACAGCCTGGATAAGCTGGAATTCGAAGCCGTCAAGTCCGTTCTCGCCCGGCACGCCCGTTGCGAACTGGGACGCAAGCTGATCGGCCACCTTCAACCGGCGAATCGGGAGAAGCTGGTGCATCTGTGGCTGGAGGAGACGGACCAGATGGTTCAGGCCCTGGCGCTGTCGGGTCCGCCTCCGCTGGGTGGAGCGAGCGACGTGGCGGGGCTGGTTCAGCGGATTCAGCCGGGGTCGGGGCTGAGCGGGGAGGAATTCTACCTGGTCGGCCAGACGCTTCGTGCGACGCACTACGTTCAGGCGTACCTGGCGAATCTGCCGGCGGAACTGGTCCACCTGCATCAGCTTGGCGAGCGGATCGGCGATTTCCAGGCCTTGGCGTGGCGGATCGATGAGGTCGTCGAGGCGTCGGGACGGGTCAAGGACACCGCGAGCGAGAAGCTGCTGAAGATTCGCACGGCGATCGAGGACCATCGGCGACGGGTGCGCAAGATTTTCGATCGACTGGTCCGGACGCCGTCGGTGGTCAAGGTGCTGCAATATCCCAACTGGACGTTTCAGGGCGATCGGATGGTGCTGCCGGTCAGCGCCAACTATCGCCAGCAGATTCCGGGCATCGTCCACCGCAGCAGCGACAGCGGGGCGACGCTGTTCATCGAGCCGTCGGAGGCGGTCGAACTGAACAACGCGATCATCCAGTTCGGGCAGGAGGAGCAGCAGGAGGTGTCGCGGATCTTCTGGGAACTGTCGCGGCTGATCCATCTGAATCGAGATGAGATTCTGGTGGCGATCCGGGCGCTGGCCCGGCTGGACATGCTGACGGCGAAGGCGGCGTACGCGGTGAAGCGTCGGTGCGTACGGCCGGAGATCAGCCGGGATGGGTTGGTGCGGCTGTGGCAGGCGCGGCATCCGCTGCTGGTCGAGTTGTTCGATCAGGAAGGCAAGGGGCGGGAGGTGGTGCCGATCGACGTGCGGTTGGGCGATGATTTCGACATGCTGGTGATCACCGGGCCGAACACGGGCGGCAAGACGGTGGCTCTCAAGACGGTGGGCCTGATGGTGCTGATGGCGCAGGCGGGGATGTTCATTCCCGCCGGGCCGGGCTCGGTGCTGCCGGTTTTTGACAACGTCTTTATCGACGTGGGCGACGAGCAGTCGCTCCAGCAGTCGCTGAGCACGTTCAGCTCGCACCTGACGCGGATTCTGCACATTCTGCGTTGCGCCACGCCGTCGAGTCTGGTGTTGATCGACGAACTGGGCGCGGGCACCGACCCGGACGAAGGGGCGGCGATCGGGCAGGCGATTCTGGATGAGCTGCTGGGTCGCAAGACGCGGGCGATGGTGAGCACGCACCTCAGTCCACTTAAGAGCTACGCGTACCGGCGCCCGCGGGCGGACAACGCAGCGGTGGAATTCGATCCGCAGACGCTGCGGGCGACCTACCGGCTGCACATCGGCGAGCCGGGCAATTCGAACGCGTTGATTATCGCGGAGCACCTGGGCGCGTCGAAGCGGCTGTTGGAGCGGGCTCGCGGCTACGTATCGCAACGGGTCAAGGCGTTCCAGCAGGCGATCGACGCTGCGGTCGGATCGCGGCGTGAGGCGGAGCAGGCTCGCCGCCTGGCCCAGGCGGCGGAGCATCAGGCACGCCAGCGGGAGCAGGAACTGCAGTCGCGGATCGAGCAGGTCGACCGCGAGCGCGAGGCGTATCGCCGGTGGCTCGAGTGGGTCAATTCGTTGAAGGCGGGGCAGCGGGTGTTCATCAGGAACATGCGGCGGGAAGGGACGGTGGTGCGGATGGAGTTGCACAAGCAGCAGGCGCTGGTGAACGTCGGGCGTCTGGCGGCGGAGGTGCCGATCAAGGAGTTGGCGGAACCGGCCTCCGTCGAGGAGGCGAAGGGGTGATCGGCGCATGGCTGGTCCGCAGAATTGATGGGACGCATGGCTGACGATCTTAAGGAGACAATCCGGCAGGCGGCGTTTGAATTGGGGTTCGATCTGGCGGGTATTTCGGCGCCGAGAGTCGAGTCGCGGTATCGCGAGGCGTATCTGGACTGGATCGAGCGGGGGCGGCAGGGCGGGATGGGCTACATGGCGCAGAATCTCGATAAGCGGCTCGATCCGGGCCGGCTCGTGGCTGGGGTTCGGTCGGTGCTTTGTCTGGGAAGCAGCTACCATCAGGAGGCGGCGACCCCGGATGGCGGCGGGCGGGTGGCGATGTATGCGTGGGGAAGGGACTATCATCGAGTGCTCAAGGACCGGTTGCGGCGGTTGGCCGTGCGGCTGAGCGGGATGGCGGGGCGGGAGGTGCGGTATCGGGCGTTTGTCGATAGTGCGCCGGTGCTGGAGAAGGCGTTGGCGGAGCAGGCGGGACTAGGATGGATCGGGTCGAACGGGTGCCTGATCAACCGGCGGCTCGGTTCGTTCTTCTTTCTGGCTGAGTTGTTTGCTGACCTGGAACTGCCGGTTGACCAGCCGGCGAAAAACCACTGCGGTGCGTGCCGCAGATGTGTGGATGCGTGTCCGACCGGGGCGATTGTCGCGCCGGGCGTGGTGGATGCGCGGCGGTGCATTTCGTATTTGACGATCGAGCATCGGGATCGGATCGATCCGACGCTGGCTGGGAAGGTCGGGCCCTGGATCTTCGGCTGTGATGCGTGTCAGGCGGTCTGTCCCTTCAACCGCTTCGCCAAGCCAACCCGAATTGACGAGTTTCGGCAGCACCGCTTGGGTCCGCGGATTGATCCGGCGGAGGCGGCGCGATGGACGGACGAGCAGTATGAAGCCCGCACCGCCGGTTCCGCCGGTGCTCGCGCGACGCTGGAGATGTG comes from Phycisphaerae bacterium and encodes:
- the queG gene encoding tRNA epoxyqueuosine(34) reductase QueG, whose product is MADDLKETIRQAAFELGFDLAGISAPRVESRYREAYLDWIERGRQGGMGYMAQNLDKRLDPGRLVAGVRSVLCLGSSYHQEAATPDGGGRVAMYAWGRDYHRVLKDRLRRLAVRLSGMAGREVRYRAFVDSAPVLEKALAEQAGLGWIGSNGCLINRRLGSFFFLAELFADLELPVDQPAKNHCGACRRCVDACPTGAIVAPGVVDARRCISYLTIEHRDRIDPTLAGKVGPWIFGCDACQAVCPFNRFAKPTRIDEFRQHRLGPRIDPAEAARWTDEQYEARTAGSAGARATLEMWRRNAGLVAGPGD
- a CDS encoding DNA strand exchange inhibitor protein, translated to MDPHSLDKLEFEAVKSVLARHARCELGRKLIGHLQPANREKLVHLWLEETDQMVQALALSGPPPLGGASDVAGLVQRIQPGSGLSGEEFYLVGQTLRATHYVQAYLANLPAELVHLHQLGERIGDFQALAWRIDEVVEASGRVKDTASEKLLKIRTAIEDHRRRVRKIFDRLVRTPSVVKVLQYPNWTFQGDRMVLPVSANYRQQIPGIVHRSSDSGATLFIEPSEAVELNNAIIQFGQEEQQEVSRIFWELSRLIHLNRDEILVAIRALARLDMLTAKAAYAVKRRCVRPEISRDGLVRLWQARHPLLVELFDQEGKGREVVPIDVRLGDDFDMLVITGPNTGGKTVALKTVGLMVLMAQAGMFIPAGPGSVLPVFDNVFIDVGDEQSLQQSLSTFSSHLTRILHILRCATPSSLVLIDELGAGTDPDEGAAIGQAILDELLGRKTRAMVSTHLSPLKSYAYRRPRADNAAVEFDPQTLRATYRLHIGEPGNSNALIIAEHLGASKRLLERARGYVSQRVKAFQQAIDAAVGSRREAEQARRLAQAAEHQARQREQELQSRIEQVDREREAYRRWLEWVNSLKAGQRVFIRNMRREGTVVRMELHKQQALVNVGRLAAEVPIKELAEPASVEEAKG
- a CDS encoding cytidylate kinase-like family protein, whose amino-acid sequence is MNTSGTGISALVERQMRAWELARERSRKEGEAPCAKPVKFYIAISRECGASDDAIVPLVVERTGFQKFDKEILNYMAGEDDIRHKLYETLDDRTVGWIEDVASSLTFGPAVGQVEYFKRLSRALLAICHNTHAIILGRGANFVLPRACGLAVRLVAPEDYRLERYAKATGLDAKEAKREMRKVDASRSQFIETHFGKYAYDPRRYDLVVNVAQFGVVEAADLIVHAARAKAGEELRLPVESST